The Engraulis encrasicolus isolate BLACKSEA-1 chromosome 11, IST_EnEncr_1.0, whole genome shotgun sequence nucleotide sequence GTTGAGGTGGACATGCTAGTGTTCGGTAATCTAGTGGTGGCACTGTCTGAAATTTGTGTGGTCGGGTCAGTGTTCAGTCCAGGGTGCGGTTCAAGGTGTCCCAGGCCAGCTTCCGTAGTCAGGTTTAGGTACGGAAAGGAGGAGTTGTGTCCCAGGCCAGCTTCCGTAGTCAGGTTTAGGTACGGAAAGGAGGAGTTGTGTCCCAGGCCAGCTTCCGTAGTCAGGTTTAGGTACGGAAAGGAGGAGTTGCCGGGTAGAGTGGAGTTGAAGTCTGTGGGCTCCTGCACCACAGCGAAGGGCTGCAGGTCATAGGACACACACCTGCATGGCAACGAGGAAAATGAAGCGATTTTCATCTCGCAGTAAAAGTGGTTGAACTGAGTGATATCCCTAACCATTCATACTGGCTCCACCCATTGTTGGGTAAAGATtaacaagttttggcaaaggacgcgctcaacttcttggaaaaaaacgaaagtctttgggtgcgcgctaaaatgtatcaacttaaagggacactgtgtgagatttttagttatttatttccagaattcatgctgcccattcactaatgttacctttttcatgaatacttaccaccagcatcaaattctaagtattcattatgactggaaaaaaatgcacttttcatacatgaaaagggggatcttctccatggtccgccattttgaatttccaaaaatagccattttaagctgcaaaaatgactgtacttggaccatactagaaaatatttgtttaatacttagtaaactttcatgtaaagatcaaatttggcaataggcagccttatttcaataagcagcatagttgcagtaccttttttgaccatttcctgcacagtgtccctttaaggaagaaaaatctgcactcacaaactgcgtctcattatttatttatattaccaccatgtccaaaaaggtaccacgcactgatgaaggcttgatagccgaaacgcgtttgctttttggacatggtggtaatataaataaacaatgagacgcagtttgtgagtgcggatttttcttggGTAAAGATTTACAACATTGGCATACAATATTTGCTTCACAACCAAGAATGTGATGTTTTGAAAAGTTGTTGACGATACACCATTATAATGACATGGCACTACAATCAAGCCTAAATAGGTGGACTTCTAAAACTTGATggatgaaagttttttttattttttccaagcGTCACAAGGGTCATCAGAAATGTTACGTAGAATGCAGTAACAAATGTTTTGTGTCcttatgtttaaagggacactgtgtgagatttttagttgtttatttctagaattcatgctggccattcactaatgttacctttttcatcactacttaccagcatcaaattataagtattcattatgacatgaaaagggggatcttctccatggtccgccattttgaatttccaaaaatagccatttttatctgcaaaaatgactctacttggaccatactagaaaatatttgtttattacttagtaaacgttcatgaaaagatcaaatttggcaataggcagcccagtttcaattagcagcatagttgcagtaccttttttttgaccatttcctgcacagtgtccctttaaagtcctTCAAAGGACTGCCAATGTAAAATAGCCTGAGACTAACTCTGGTACAAAGTaacatgttttaattgtacatgatAAAAATAATATATGAATAATACAAATGGGATTGTATTGAATGGAAATGTTCTTGTACCTGCCCCACCAGTTGCGCTGGGCGCACTCCATCCTCTGGGACCACTCGAAGCACCTCATCTTCAGCAGGTTGAAGTAGCCGTAGCCCACGATGCCTGCCATGGGGTCCGAGGCCTGCTGCAGACACTGCTTGAACctagtggaggaggagtggaaaacTACTTTAAAACTActttcagttcaggggccacgTACAGTCTattatttgatctcaagtgggccggaccAGTAACCAAATTGCAGAAAGGATCTGGaatttctgcttcatatcggaatcgcattgctagtcaatcatccCAAAGTGGATGACtgggcagggccagattaagatggcctggggcccctaggctacaggtggctgtggggccccctggaggcCAAATTTTGGGCCAACATtttcatagacagtgtcataattacgagctaggaattaaggataacatgtctaccaactgtactcaacatgacagatgaatttttcaatattgcatcttgtcacaattctgcaatttttcacttttggccaatcagggggcccctggcaggtgggggcccctaggctgcagccatatctagcctgtggtgggggcccctaggctgcagccacatctagcctgtgggggcccctaggctgtagccatatctagcctgtgggggcccctaggctgcagccacatctagcctgtggtgggggcccctaggctgtagccatatctagcctgtgggggcccctaggctgcagccatatctagcctgtgggggccctaggctgcagccatatctagcctgtgggggcccctaggctgcagccacatctagcctgtgcattaatccggccctgtgacTGGGGGTATATCAGGAGTACTGACTGTAAATAGCAACTGAAAAGCGTGCCGCAtccgcccccaccccccggcccttatgtttgacacccccaACATAGTGGAAGATAGACATTCAGGCCCCAAAGCCCCTACGGTACTATGACATTTTTATTTATACAACCCATCATGATGTCATGTAGTAGGACTTATCAATTGATCAATTCATTTTCCAGAAAAGTCATTCAGGCCTAGGGGTTGCGAACCGTCCTCTGAAATACGGAATAGTCCCGTACTGTATACCGTACTGTAAATTAAAGCTGTTCAGTATTGAGATGAAACGGGACACAGTTTGGTTGAAaggcaggaaattgcatcttggAAAACGAAAACTTGTGGgtgaggacccccagacccccagacccccacacacatgcacgtacgcacgcacgcacacacacacacacatgcacgtacgcatgcacgcacacacacacacacacacacacacacacacacacacacacacgcacacacgcacacatgcacacatccacacacataagcacacacacacacacatacacacacacacgcacacgcacacgcacacgcacacgcacacgcacacacacacacgcacacacacacacacacatacacacacacacggagacacacacacacacacacacacacacacacacacacacacacacacacacacacacacacacacatacacacacacacacacacacacacacacacacacacacacacacacacacacactcacacacacacacacacacacacacacacacacacacacacacacacacacacacacacacacacacacacacacacacacacacagacacacacacaatgtgttttcCCAGGAGGCTCTGAAGGTGCCGAAGTGCTTTGCTATTTATGGCACATGGGTGTGACAACACacaaggtacgtgtgtgtgtgtgtgtgtgtgtgtgtgtgtgtgtgtgtgtgtgtgtgtgtgtgtgtgtgtgtgtgtgtgtgtgcgtgtgcgtgtgcgtgcgtgcgtgtgtgtgtgtgtgtgtgtgtgtgtgtgtgtgtgtgtgtgtgtgtgtgtgtgtgtgtgtgtgtgtgtgtgtgtgtgtgtgtgtgtgtgtgtgtgtagtctggcaCATGAACATGGCATGACAATATGGCACCACggcgagtgtgtgtatatgtgtgtgtgagtgcgggtgtgtgtgtgtgtgtgtgtgtgtgtgtgtgtgtgtgtgtgtgtgtgtgtgtgtgtgtgtgtgtgtgagtgcgggtgtgtgtgtgtgtgtgtgtgtgtgtgtgtgtgtgtgtgtgtgtgtgcgtgtgtgtgcgcgtgtgagtgtgtgtgtgtgcgtgcgtgcgtgcgtgcttgcgtgcttgcgtgcttgcgtgtgtgtgtgtgtgtgtgtgtgtgcgtggcaggggttgtatgcattgacagtaaatagaatggacgccaaatcaacgctatttgccattcaacgctttgaagccagatttgggaacattccaacttacattccaccttagcaacgccaaacgcaggtgctgattggacaacaacaagacttctaacggtcaatcaaaccatgttctgatgctcattggtcaatttaacttttaatatctctctaaaataaaacatcaccacaaaaaatcaccaccctggtaagttggagagcaaggggacctactagttgagcgaaaaatgatccccctggagtggcatttaagggagatacagggttttatgtctctcataggaatgaatgggatttggccattttttggtctttttgggtccaaccttggctccaacttggcttcaacaatgaaatagaattttggcctccattctatttactctcaatggttgaaTGCTATCTTACTTGTTATCACATTCACAGTGAGACAGTGTGAAGATGTTGGCGTTGAAGACGCCGTATCCCATGCGGAAGGAGGTGATGGTGTACTTGCAGTGATCATGATCTCTACAACACTGGTCCGTCTGCGAAAAGGATcctataaagcacacacacacacacacacacgcacatgcacacgcacacacacacgcacacacacacacacacacgcacacacacacacacacacgcacacacacacacgcagacacacacacacacacacacacacacacacacacacacacaaccacacacacacacgcacagacacacacacacacacacacacacacacacacacacacacacacacacacacacacacgcacacacacacacgcacacgcacacacacacacacacacacacacacacacacacacacacacacacacacacacacacacagaatagataATCAGAAACAAATCAATACTAAGATATCTGAGTCACAAATCAGCATTGAAATGAATCTAATGTTAAACAATAAGCGATAATTATATCTTTTGATAATGTTTTATTAACCATAATCATTTCACTGTATTTGAGGAAGGTATAGCGAAGACAGATAGAGTAAAGAATAGAGTAAAAGAGGAAGATGGAAAATTACTGGAAAATTAAAATGGAAAATGACTGAACACTGAATGGATCTGGTCATATAAAAAAGAGCTTGTTAGGAGAAGGCAGATAGTTATTGGTTTGTTGCAGTTCGGATCAGGCCAGAATTGTAGAACTCTGCTCTAgtttctagggatgcaccgatgccacttttttgaaaaccgatacaagtacgagtacattaatgtgtacttggcgataccgagtaccgataccgataccttttaccaccaaaatacaatgaaaataaatgcatggccttgttttttttccacctgtgatatttttattgtccatttccatgtagatttaaatgttagtaaatgtatgaggtggaaCTTTTTTCCatactgctttcaagtccacagaatgtgacaagattttgcattgttttgtataatagcagtatcgttcatggtatcggcaagtgcttgacgagtacgagtataatgagcagtatcggtatcggtgcatccctaatagtTTCATCATGTAAATATTAATTGGATAATTTATTGATCTTATGTATCAGACAAATAAAACTCTGAAATTCAAagattggacaccatgctctctaaTTCCCTTCTAAAAATGAACACTCAGGATTCTAGCTAACACATAATAAGAATACAATACATTTTTATCATAGTATTTGGGTTTGGAGTAAAATAATTGGAAATCCAACAATAtacagattgaaagagagagagattgactgtATGGTTATAACAGTAACGTCTCCAAGCACTCTcagtctcttctctttctcttttctttgtcAGTCCCTTTCTCCTCACTCTCCTTTTGCTCTCTGCTTTCTCTTTTCTGTTCCTCTTagtccagtgattcccaacctatggaggtattgcaagtgggccttgaaatcgttTTCTAAAGactataatcatattttggtgtgtgctgctgttgattTATATGAGTTTTTGTCttgattgggtcagaggtgggccccgaacatttgtgacaatttcgagtgggccccaagttggaaaaggttgggaacccctgtcctagTCTATTCCTGTGtgactctgcctttctctctatctccccctctccccgtctctcctctcgctctctctccttcccctcctctctcttttgcaatctctctctccctctctcggtgtattgtgctgtgtgtgtgtgtgtgtgtgtgcgtgtgtgtgtgtgcgtgcgtgtgcatgcgtgtgcgtgtgcgtgtgcgtgtgcatgcgtgtgcgtgtgcatgcatgtgtatgcgtctgcgactgtgtgtgtgtgtgtgtgtgtgtgtgtgtgtgtgtgtgtgtgtgtgtgtgtgtgtgtgtgtgtgtgtgtgtgtgtgtgtgtgtgtgtgtgtgtgtgtgtgtgtgtgtgtgcagtgtactgaCCTAGGTCGgtgtagttggtgtgtgtgtacactggtaTGTTAAAAGTACACTACCGTAGCCTATATGAGTacattttgtgcttgtgtgtgtgtgtgtgtgtgtgtgtgtgtgtgtgtgtgtgtgtgtgtgtgtgtgtgtgtgtgtgtgtgtgtgtgtgtgtgtgtgtgtgtgtgtgtgtgtgtgtgtgtgtgtgtgtgtgtgtatgtatgtgtgtgtgtgtgtgtgtgtgtgtgtgtgtgtgtgtgtgtgtgtgtgtgtgtgtgtgtgtgtgtgtgtgtgtgtgtgtgtactgacctaGGTCGGTGTAGTTGGCCGCCGTGTTGCCAGAGCCGCACCACAGTGTTCCGGGGATCATCATGACGCCtcgcctgctcctcctccttagCTGACGGCTTCCGGAACCGGAACCCTCCTCCGCCAGATCATTCCGCAGGCTCTGCAGGTCCCTCGGGTgcctaacaggtgtgtgtgtctgtgtctgcgtctgcgtgtgtgtgtccaccctcTCCCCCAACGCAAACACCCCCTCGGCAGCAGCCTCCTCACACACCCCCGCCtgcaacagagtgtgtgtgtcgcTGAACGTCCTCTGAGGAACGCGACTGAACaactgctcctcctgctcctcctgctcctgctgttgCCCCCCCTGGCTTCCTCGTCGTCGTTGGCGATGACGATGctgcttcttcctcctcctctgcctcaggTCCTCTGGCAGCTCCTGCTGCTGGCATTCCGCCAGGTAGCCGTGGGCGACGGCGGCGTCTCGGCTGACCACGCACTGCTGCAGGTGGCCGTCGGCGCCCCATAGCCCATGGTACAGCACCAGCTGATGCCCCCCCCCACCGTGCCCACCGCCGCCGTGCCCGTGCCCGCCCTTCTCCCAGCGCAGGAAGGTCTGGTGGGTACGGCCGTCCGCCAGCGTCCGCGTCCAGAAACAGAAGCCCCTGAGTGGGGAGCCCTTGGCGGAGAGGGTGGCTGttgtcatggtggtggtggtggtggtggtggtgtgggtagaCTGGAGCAGGAGGCACAGTGCCCACCAACCCCACTTCATAGTCCTTCCACCAGCCATCGCAGCTTCCTGTGCAGTGCCAACCGACTTCACTGACTCACTGCACACAAGGTCCTGAGATGGATATATGGACGAGTCACACAATCTAGCCTGACAGATAGGTCTGAGTAAAGCAAAgcataaaaagaaagaacaacaaaaaaaccccaaaaacaccCACTAATGCTGGTTTATTGGCACGCTGCGGTATGATTTTCTGGTCTAAAGGCTAAACTTTAAGCATAAGCTCCTACAGTAAGCTGTTTGACCCTAAAAATAGCTCACAGTTGTTGTCCtagtttaataataaaaaatgcatcGCTGACACAAACCGTTTTAATAAAATCTGTGGCAAGCCGGCATCCAGTGTCAGTCAAAGAAGAGTGACTGAAGGAAGGAAAGTTGTTGCTCatgcaaagctgtcagtgacagagagagagagagctgtcagtGGACAGACTGTGTTGTGTTGCGGTGCGGTGTGCCTACCTTAGCcaagcagagcaggagagatcgGCTTATttatggagagaaggagggggttcCCGTCCCGAGCTTGTGTCAACATCAAAGCACATCGCCGAAGAGAacgctacacagcacagcacaggggggcGGGACAGCACAGGGGGGCGGGACAGCACAGGGGGGCGGGACAGCTGGTAAACACACCTGAACTCCAACATCATCAACAcactttccctttttttctgagGGAGGACCAGACCCCCATACActttctctcattctcgctctctttctctctctctctctctctctctctctctctctctctctctctctctccccttctctctccccttctctctctctctctctctctctctctctctctctctctctctcaggaacaCAGACCCACtatgtttctctccctccttatctctctgtcattctctctctctgtcactctctctttctctcccttcccgcccccccccacacacacacaccacaaacacgccctttgacacagacagacacacacacacacacacacacacacacacacacacacacacacacacacacacacacacacacacacacacacacacacacacacacacacacacacacacacacacgccctttgaCACAGACAGATAGGCTGAGTGAGTATCCTTGGCTGTAGTCCCCGTGGCCAGAGCTGACCTTGGCCTGTGTGATTGGATTTGAGGAGCCGGGGCAAGAGGATGAGCCACGCCACGCATGCTGTTCCTCAGCGGCACACCGCACGCCAAGCAAGTaaacagacagtgttgccagattgggatgtttcccgcccaattgggctgcttaggatggccctgtgcgggtaaaaatggcgttttgcaggaaaacccgcccaattttgcccatagaagtcaatagaattgggcgggatttagtgcttccaggcgggttttcagcattttttgggctggaaatcatcagcctcatctggcaaccctgacagtaGCCTACGTACCCTTACAGTTTCTGTGCAGTGATTAGAAAAGAAGACTAAAGCCACTTTTTCTGTCTGGAAACAATGCTAATTTGTtaaaatacatacaaaatatGTATTTGATTCATCCATTGAATAAACAGGTGAACATCAGAGATAGCTGTCCTTTACTCTTTCAATGTATCTGCACTTCATGTGTGATTGCACACTCATAGCAACAAAGTTGGACGTTTTGATTCACATTGTGTATTAAAATCCTGTGAAAGATGACTTTTACTTGGCTAATATACTGTAGCTGGGTCTGGGAAATCTCCaatacacagggacacacacacatcggtTGATGGAAGAATGGTTCGAAACGtgtgatacagtagcctacagtctgATGATGCCTCGCAGATACCTTTGCACAGACACATAGCCGTTTGACTTGCAGCCTGAAGGTTGACAGGTATCGGCATCGacaggtggggagagagggggtgattgACCAGTCTaggactagtggtgtcaacaatgatcgattcggggatccaatccaatgcggggcatggacgatccaggatcgatgcggcaagttccagaatcgatccagcaattttttgaagtttcaattacttccgtggatatttcgagagcaaattaatgttaaattaaataaaagtacttcaaagcattgcaagactgatacagactgatccagactgatccagaaaacagccaataaattgttgctcagtatctgactacttgtattgcctcatcatgactgatgaaacatttgctttgctttcagtagaaatgtaaagcattgcaatgcattgtagaattgaatcgaatcggatcgcaacctcccgaattgtgatcgaatcggatcgtgagggcagtgtcaatccacaccactatcTAGGACCcgcctctcatcctcccctctgaTTGACTCTGGCATAGTACTATTCCCTGAGGTCCAATGCATGTTATGTGAAAAACTGACAAGAACGAGACTTTCACTAGTAACTGGGCATAATGCCTATGTGTATAGTGCTGTTTTTCCCCCATAACTGACCATATTActcaactttgagggcatttaaAGAGCTCTTCAAAAATGCTATTTCATTTTTTGAAAGTGTTTGTATGTTTCTCAATTTACATCAATaaatttgtatgtttaaatttatgtaaaaaaaatgtagcctatgtaagaaTGTATGTAAATGTATGTTAAGAAATGTATTTAAATAGCATTTTATTTCGTTTCATTTATTGCATCTGTGGAAAGACCAGTGGTCTAGTCTATGTAGAatgcgcagtatacccacctgaaaatgtcagggatttcagtatacgtacctaaaattgatttatccattatttagaatagcacaaatatatacagtatatacccacctcaaaaaatgctcaaatatacagtatacccaccacaaaaaagtagtctTCACCGCTGGGAGAGAGGATGGTTCTACATGACAATATCCTCTCTGGTACTTTCCCCAGCAGCCCTGCAGGTGCCAGCTGGCCTGCCCCCTTTGCACCGGACTAACAAAGGAATGCCATTGTGTGTACAGAATGctgtgcaccgtgtgtgtgtgtgtgtgtgtgtgtgtgtgtgtgtgtgtgtgtgtgtgtgtgtgcgtgcgtgcgtgcgtgcgtgcgtgcgtgcgtgtgtttgtgcgtgtgtgtgtgtgtgtgtgtgtgtgtgcgcgtgcgcgcgcgtgtgtgtgtgggtaggtgcatgtgtgtgtgtgtgtgtgtgcgtttgcgtgtgtgcgtgcgtgtgtgtctgcgtgtgtctctgtgagtgtgtgtgtttgtgtgtgtgtgtgtgtgtgtgtgtgtgtgtgtgtgtgtgtgtgtgtgcactaaccAAGGTCATTGTAGTTTGCAGGTCGAGCCAGGGCCATAGGAAAGATGCATGTTCACATTTTCTCACGCCTCCTGTGTGACATAGTCTCTGTTTGCTGTGTAAATGGTATGACAGGTTGCAGGTCACCGAAACCCATTCGTACACAAAACATGGAGTGAGTTGCATTCTACATACTGTATTCTTTCCACTTGCCTAAATAATAGTACAGTAGTTCAATTCCACTCATATTTCTTATTAGACAATGAATGTCACTTTGTGTTGCCCATACACAGTGTGTAAAATATCTCCCAGCTGATAAAGACATCACAGAAAAGACCTGCCTGATGTGGAAGCAAATTCTAGTTTAGTCtatcccaggggttcccaaccttttccaacttggggcccactcaaaattgtcacaaatgttgggggcccacctctgacccgattacgaatacaactcacataaatcagcagccacgcacaccaaaatgtggttataatttttagaatattatttcaaggcctgcttggtataccttcagggcccaccagtgggccccggcccataggttgaaaatcactggtctatCCCATCCAGAACCTTTGAGGTCTCCTAACACAGCACAGAGCTTTTCACTTCTATTTACATTTTGTCTGGTC carries:
- the pla2g3 gene encoding group 3 secretory phospholipase A2 produces the protein MAGGRTMKWGWWALCLLLQSTHTTTTTTTTMTTATLSAKGSPLRGFCFWTRTLADGRTHQTFLRWEKGGHGHGGGGHGGGGHQLVLYHGLWGADGHLQQCVVSRDAAVAHGYLAECQQQELPEDLRQRRRKKQHRHRQRRRGSQGGQQQEQEEQEEQLFSRVPQRTFSDTHTLLQAGVCEEAAAEGVFALGERVDTHTQTQTQTHTPVRHPRDLQSLRNDLAEEGSGSGSRQLRRRSRRGVMMIPGTLWCGSGNTAANYTDLGSFSQTDQCCRDHDHCKYTITSFRMGYGVFNANIFTLSHCECDNKFKQCLQQASDPMAGIVGYGYFNLLKMRCFEWSQRMECAQRNWWGRCVSYDLQPFAVVQEPTDFNSTLPGNSSFPYLNLTTEAGLGHNSSFPYLNLTTEAGLGHNSSFPYLNLTTEAGLGHLEPHPGLNTDPTTQISDSATTRLPNTSMSTSTTIPNSITFESDIEKNTTGNNRISFTGNRTDEIHLIIRTNFTQGTKNDNRTNIMDQRTNASDARDEHVGERTTERNVLDHSINIQTTTPSYPGGNSYLHPPVTTEAAPTGPQRVCSIYKFLDDCRLQVPPLQESFGLRNTELRTLYHCNCTKRLAEHLPRLEASGLHASLLDFVSESCFTLPHTQSSGGAPHHSSSGNARWISDGDTTEPPQPGEKIRYKPRVPEKTGI